One genomic segment of Lysobacter sp. 5GHs7-4 includes these proteins:
- a CDS encoding trimeric intracellular cation channel family protein: MLLHIAYLIAIAAEAMTAALVAGRRNMDWLGVCVIACITALGGGTLRDVLLGHHPLGWVEHPIYLGVTIGAALLTAVVAPIMRKLRTAFLVLDALGLVVFTIIGCNVGITMELPVFIVLISGMITGTFGGVLRDMLCGQIPLLFQKELYATVSLLTGLIYVAAQRLGLSHDGAMCIAMTIGFTVRMLAIRYHWEMPKFVYKEDWD, encoded by the coding sequence ATGTTGTTGCATATCGCCTATCTGATCGCGATCGCGGCCGAGGCCATGACCGCGGCGCTGGTCGCCGGGCGTCGCAACATGGACTGGCTGGGCGTGTGCGTAATCGCCTGCATCACCGCGCTGGGCGGCGGCACCTTGCGCGACGTGTTGCTGGGTCACCATCCGCTGGGCTGGGTCGAGCATCCGATCTACCTGGGCGTCACCATCGGCGCGGCGCTGCTGACCGCGGTGGTCGCGCCGATCATGCGCAAGCTGCGCACCGCCTTCCTGGTGCTCGATGCGCTGGGGCTGGTGGTGTTCACCATCATCGGCTGCAACGTGGGCATCACCATGGAACTTCCGGTGTTCATCGTGCTGATCAGCGGCATGATCACCGGCACCTTCGGCGGCGTGCTGCGGGACATGCTGTGCGGGCAGATCCCGTTGCTGTTCCAGAAGGAACTGTACGCCACGGTCTCGCTGTTGACCGGCCTGATCTACGTGGCCGCGCAACGCCTGGGCTTGAGCCACGACGGGGCCATGTGCATCGCGATGACGATCGGATTCACCGTGCGCATGTTGGCGATCCGCTATCACTGGGAAATGCCCAAGTTCGTTTACAAGGAAGATTGGGACTGA
- a CDS encoding NAD(P)-dependent oxidoreductase translates to MKILVTGSAGHLGEALMRRLRDDGHEARGLDVTASAYTDVVGSIVDRELVARCLRGVDAVLHTATLHKPHVATHSRQDFVDTNISGTLNLLEESVTAGVGAFVFTSTTSAFGRALTPPAGEPAAWVTEDVTPVPRNIYGTTKVAAESLCELFQLKQRLPTIVLRTSRFFPEEDDLKSSREAFEDANIKANELLYRRVDIEDVVDAHLLAIARAPALGFGRYIISATTPFTRDDLLQLREDAPSVVARYAPDYAAEYARRGWRMFPGIERVYVNERARAELGWRPRHDFAHALRRLAAGEDLRSDLARAIGSKGYHAEAYAEGPYPVD, encoded by the coding sequence ATGAAGATCCTGGTCACCGGCAGCGCCGGCCACCTCGGCGAAGCGCTGATGCGCCGCCTGCGCGACGACGGCCACGAGGCCCGCGGTCTGGACGTGACGGCGTCGGCCTACACCGACGTGGTCGGCTCCATCGTCGACCGCGAGTTGGTCGCGCGCTGTCTGCGCGGCGTCGATGCGGTGCTGCACACCGCGACCCTGCACAAGCCGCATGTGGCCACCCACAGCCGGCAGGATTTCGTCGACACCAACATCTCCGGCACCCTCAACCTGTTGGAGGAGTCGGTCACCGCGGGCGTGGGTGCGTTCGTGTTCACCAGCACCACCAGCGCCTTTGGTCGCGCCCTGACGCCGCCGGCGGGCGAGCCCGCGGCCTGGGTCACCGAGGACGTGACACCGGTGCCGCGCAACATCTACGGGACGACCAAGGTCGCGGCCGAAAGCCTGTGCGAGCTGTTCCAGCTCAAGCAGCGACTGCCTACGATCGTCCTGCGCACCTCGCGCTTCTTCCCCGAGGAAGACGACCTCAAGTCCTCGCGCGAGGCCTTCGAAGACGCCAACATCAAGGCCAACGAGCTGCTGTACCGGCGCGTGGACATCGAGGACGTGGTCGATGCCCATTTGCTGGCGATCGCGCGCGCTCCGGCGCTCGGGTTCGGCCGTTACATCATCAGCGCGACCACGCCGTTCACCCGCGACGATCTGCTGCAACTGCGCGAGGACGCGCCGTCGGTGGTCGCGCGTTACGCGCCCGATTATGCGGCCGAGTACGCGCGCCGCGGCTGGCGCATGTTCCCCGGCATCGAGCGGGTCTATGTCAACGAGCGCGCACGCGCCGAGCTGGGCTGGCGCCCGCGGCACGACTTCGCGCACGCGCTGCGGCGCCTGGCCGCGGGCGAGGACCTGCGCAGCGACCTGGCGCGCGCGATCGGCAGCAAGGGCTACCACGCCGAAGCCTACGCCGAAGGTCCGTATCCGGTGGATTGA
- a CDS encoding YoaK family protein: protein MGLQLPRWVWLGAGSLACVAGMVNVIGYLGFEHQAITHLTGTTSLLASALVGADARAAAHLLGMILAFFAGAALSGMIVQDSALRLGRRYGLALAIESALLFAAVPLFHRQQILGALLAAGACGLQNAMASTYSGSVVRTTHLSGMITDLGIGLGHALRRRPLSRQRMSLSALIVAGFFAGGVLGALSFRRYGYDALYLPALLTGATGVFYALYRHLRPPSMPQA from the coding sequence GTGGGCCTGCAGCTGCCGCGCTGGGTCTGGCTGGGCGCGGGCTCGCTCGCCTGCGTCGCCGGTATGGTCAACGTGATCGGCTACCTGGGCTTCGAGCATCAGGCGATCACCCACCTCACCGGCACCACCTCGTTGCTCGCCTCGGCGCTGGTGGGCGCCGACGCGCGCGCCGCCGCGCATCTGCTCGGCATGATCCTCGCCTTCTTCGCCGGCGCCGCGCTTAGCGGCATGATCGTCCAGGACAGCGCGCTGCGCCTAGGGCGTCGCTACGGCCTCGCGCTGGCGATCGAATCGGCGCTGCTGTTCGCGGCCGTGCCGCTGTTCCATCGCCAGCAGATCCTGGGCGCGCTGCTCGCTGCGGGCGCCTGCGGCCTGCAGAACGCCATGGCCAGCACCTACAGCGGCTCGGTGGTCCGCACCACCCACCTTAGCGGCATGATCACCGACCTGGGCATCGGCCTGGGCCACGCGTTGCGGCGACGGCCGCTGTCGCGGCAGCGCATGTCGCTGAGCGCCCTGATCGTCGCGGGCTTCTTCGCAGGGGGAGTGCTCGGGGCGCTGTCGTTCCGCCGCTACGGCTACGACGCTCTGTACCTGCCGGCCCTGCTGACCGGCGCCACCGGCGTGTTCTACGCCTTGTACCGCCACCTGCGGCCGCCATCGATGCCGCAAGCCTGA
- a CDS encoding DUF3224 domain-containing protein, which translates to MSTQIRGVFDVEMIPQPADEAAAGRYIGRMRLDKRYHGELEAAAQGQMLGFRSGVAGSAGYVAMERVEGTLDGRRGSFVLQHSAIMDRGTPGLSLQVVPDSGDDELTGLSGRMAIDIVDGKHHYVFDYELPAEP; encoded by the coding sequence ATGAGCACGCAGATCCGCGGCGTCTTCGACGTCGAGATGATTCCGCAGCCGGCCGACGAAGCGGCGGCCGGCCGCTATATCGGTCGCATGCGCCTGGACAAGCGCTACCACGGCGAACTCGAGGCCGCCGCCCAGGGTCAGATGCTGGGCTTCCGCAGCGGCGTCGCCGGGTCTGCGGGCTATGTCGCGATGGAACGGGTCGAGGGCACGCTGGACGGCCGCCGCGGCAGCTTCGTGCTTCAGCACAGCGCGATCATGGACCGCGGCACGCCCGGGCTGAGCCTGCAGGTGGTGCCCGATTCAGGGGACGATGAGCTGACCGGACTGAGCGGTCGCATGGCGATCGACATCGTCGACGGCAAGCACCACTACGTCTTCGACTACGAGCTGCCGGCCGAGCCATGA
- a CDS encoding proprotein convertase P-domain-containing protein has product MNKTQQQRLRRGATSTLALAAALALAPSAGAAQRTLQLSEDDALTERIGPNRGASMLAAPSNRVCKPGAKWIRLGFKVLELKPYDSLVIRSSGGDVYSFEGAHWNGRAFHARALRGDCVQIQTYFGNPDSRYELDSYDYGTRALAASPVIVAGAGDICDSSGNACAGTSDLIVAINPTAVFTAGDNAYSSGTLSEYNNRYAPTWGRFKALTSPTPGNHEYNTSGASGYFDYFNGVGAQTGPAGDRSKGYYSWDVGEWHFIALNTMSGGSVASAQLTWLQNDLAANTKPCTAAYFHHPLVSRGNYTGYSQVKPIWDRLYAAKADLVLVGHDHNYQRYGKMNPSQAAASDGIRQVLVGTGGRAFYGLNGSHPLLEASNASTHGVLKLSLTATGYTGEFVPKAGSSYTDNFSGSCNKGAPPANSMTLDAVRDVTVKSNGTRDNGAVLYADGDDAGLQLRGLMGWNVGAAAGLDITSATVSLSVSNLSNGAYDLYQVNAAWTEADATFAGATLGTKLGTVTPSATGTQTIALNAAGVQLIEDWASGAAANHGLALVSASGVIDGVDWSSREGSSAPKLSLSYAGGGNVPPVANFSAAASGLSVNFTDSSSDSDGSIVARSWTFGDGTTSTATHPSKTYAAAGSYTVTLTVTDNGGASHSKTATVTVSGGGVQTYSNTADYTINDNATVDSPITVSGRSGNAPSNASVTVAIVHTYQGDLKVDLVAPDGSLYNLHNRTGGSADNVNKTVTLNLSSEALNGTWKLRVNDNAGSDVGKIDSWSVTF; this is encoded by the coding sequence GTGAACAAGACCCAACAGCAAAGGCTGCGCCGCGGCGCGACCAGTACGCTCGCATTGGCCGCCGCGCTCGCGCTCGCACCCAGCGCCGGCGCTGCGCAACGCACTCTGCAATTGTCGGAAGATGACGCGCTGACCGAACGGATCGGACCCAACCGTGGCGCCTCGATGCTGGCCGCGCCCAGCAATCGGGTCTGCAAGCCCGGCGCCAAATGGATACGCCTTGGCTTCAAGGTGCTGGAACTCAAGCCCTACGACTCGCTGGTGATTCGCAGCTCCGGCGGCGACGTCTACAGCTTCGAGGGCGCGCATTGGAACGGACGCGCGTTCCACGCCCGCGCCCTGCGCGGCGACTGCGTGCAGATCCAGACCTACTTCGGCAACCCCGACAGCCGTTACGAGCTGGACAGCTACGACTACGGCACGCGTGCCTTGGCCGCCAGCCCGGTGATCGTGGCCGGCGCGGGCGACATCTGCGACAGCAGCGGCAACGCCTGCGCCGGCACCTCCGACCTGATCGTGGCGATCAACCCGACCGCGGTGTTCACCGCCGGCGACAACGCCTACAGCAGCGGCACCCTGAGCGAGTACAACAACCGCTACGCGCCGACCTGGGGCCGCTTCAAGGCCCTGACCAGCCCCACGCCCGGCAATCACGAGTACAACACCAGCGGCGCCAGCGGCTACTTCGACTACTTCAACGGCGTCGGCGCGCAGACCGGTCCGGCCGGCGACCGCAGCAAGGGTTACTACAGTTGGGACGTGGGCGAGTGGCATTTCATCGCGCTCAACACCATGTCCGGCGGCAGCGTCGCCAGCGCCCAGCTGACCTGGCTGCAGAACGACCTGGCCGCCAACACCAAGCCCTGCACCGCCGCGTATTTCCACCATCCGCTGGTGAGCCGCGGCAACTACACCGGCTACAGCCAGGTGAAGCCGATCTGGGACCGGTTGTACGCGGCCAAGGCCGATCTGGTGCTGGTCGGCCACGACCACAACTACCAGCGCTACGGCAAGATGAATCCCAGCCAGGCCGCGGCCAGCGACGGCATCCGCCAGGTCCTGGTCGGCACCGGCGGTCGCGCGTTCTACGGGCTCAACGGCAGCCATCCCTTGCTGGAGGCCAGCAACGCCAGCACCCACGGCGTGCTCAAGCTCAGCCTCACCGCCACCGGCTACACCGGTGAGTTCGTGCCCAAGGCCGGCAGCAGCTACACCGACAATTTCAGCGGCAGCTGCAACAAGGGCGCGCCGCCGGCCAACAGCATGACCCTGGACGCGGTGCGCGACGTCACGGTGAAATCCAACGGCACGCGCGACAACGGCGCCGTGCTGTACGCCGACGGCGACGATGCCGGCCTGCAGCTGCGCGGCCTGATGGGCTGGAACGTCGGCGCCGCGGCCGGGCTGGACATCACCTCGGCGACGGTCTCGCTCAGCGTCAGCAACCTGTCGAACGGCGCTTACGACCTCTATCAGGTCAATGCCGCCTGGACCGAGGCCGATGCCACCTTCGCCGGCGCGACCCTGGGCACCAAGCTGGGCACGGTCACGCCCAGCGCCACCGGCACCCAGACCATCGCGCTCAACGCCGCTGGCGTGCAGTTGATCGAGGACTGGGCCTCCGGCGCGGCCGCCAATCACGGTCTGGCCCTGGTCAGCGCCTCCGGCGTGATCGACGGCGTGGACTGGAGTTCGCGCGAGGGCTCATCGGCGCCCAAGCTCAGCCTGAGCTACGCCGGCGGCGGCAACGTCCCGCCGGTGGCGAACTTCAGCGCCGCCGCCAGCGGACTGAGCGTGAACTTCACCGACAGTTCCAGCGACAGCGACGGCAGCATCGTCGCGCGCAGCTGGACCTTCGGCGACGGCACCACTTCGACCGCGACCCATCCCAGCAAGACCTACGCCGCCGCCGGCAGCTACACGGTGACGCTGACGGTGACCGACAACGGCGGCGCCAGCCACAGCAAGACCGCGACGGTCACGGTCAGCGGCGGCGGCGTACAGACCTACAGCAACACCGCCGATTACACGATCAACGACAACGCCACGGTCGACAGCCCGATCACGGTCTCCGGCCGCAGCGGCAACGCGCCGAGCAACGCCTCGGTGACGGTGGCGATCGTGCACACCTACCAGGGCGATTTGAAGGTGGACCTGGTGGCGCCGGACGGCTCGCTCTACAACCTCCACAACCGCACCGGCGGCAGCGCCGACAACGTCAACAAGACGGTGACGCTGAATTTGTCGAGTGAAGCGCTCAACGGCACCTGGAAGCTGCGCGTGAACGACAATGCCGGCAGCGACGTGGGCAAGATCGACAGTTGGAGCGTGACGTTCTGA
- a CDS encoding lipid A deacylase LpxR family protein yields the protein MPRIALLLSLLLAAGAVQADERDTCVTGHTQLPPTVNFRVDNDLFGGQDQGYSNGVQLTLVSPNLVDYTDDPCLPRLARWINRHVSALTPEGFEQQNMVVSFAQGIFTPTDYSRRDLIEDDRPYAGALLASLGYNARNGDELRTTQLQFGIVGPSAYGKQVQNEVHKLLGDETFQGWDHQLHDEPVLRLVHERMRRYSAGDEENGPWGWDAITHYGGSLGNLATYANAGAEWRFGRHLPDDFGSTPLRPAGENTAPTRQHRGNRFGAHLFLTVDARWVLYDITLDGNTFRDSHSVDKRPFVADAGYGLAFMYGRWKFALARYHRSREFEGQKQTPVFGSFTISRSL from the coding sequence ATGCCCCGCATCGCCCTGCTGCTGTCCCTGCTGCTCGCCGCCGGCGCCGTCCAGGCCGACGAGCGCGACACCTGCGTCACCGGCCACACCCAACTGCCGCCCACGGTGAACTTCCGCGTCGACAACGACTTGTTCGGCGGCCAGGACCAGGGCTACAGCAACGGCGTGCAGCTGACCCTGGTCTCGCCCAATCTGGTCGATTACACCGACGATCCCTGCCTGCCGCGCCTGGCGCGCTGGATCAACCGCCACGTCAGCGCGCTCACGCCGGAAGGCTTCGAGCAGCAGAACATGGTGGTGAGCTTCGCCCAGGGCATCTTCACTCCCACCGACTACAGCCGCCGCGATCTGATCGAGGACGACCGGCCTTACGCGGGCGCCCTGCTCGCCAGCCTGGGCTACAACGCGCGCAACGGCGACGAGCTGCGCACCACCCAGCTGCAGTTCGGCATCGTCGGCCCTTCCGCTTACGGCAAGCAGGTCCAGAACGAGGTCCACAAGCTGCTCGGCGACGAGACCTTCCAAGGCTGGGACCATCAGCTACACGACGAACCGGTGCTGCGCCTGGTGCACGAACGCATGCGCCGCTACTCGGCGGGCGACGAAGAAAACGGGCCTTGGGGTTGGGATGCGATCACCCACTACGGCGGCAGTCTCGGCAACCTGGCCACGTATGCCAACGCGGGTGCGGAATGGCGCTTCGGCCGCCATTTGCCCGACGACTTCGGCAGCACGCCGCTGCGCCCGGCCGGCGAGAACACCGCGCCTACGCGCCAGCACCGCGGCAACCGCTTCGGCGCGCATCTGTTTCTGACGGTGGACGCGCGTTGGGTGCTGTACGACATCACCCTGGACGGCAACACCTTCCGCGACAGCCACAGCGTCGACAAGCGGCCTTTCGTCGCCGATGCCGGTTATGGGCTGGCCTTCATGTACGGACGCTGGAAGTTCGCGCTGGCGCGCTATCACCGCAGCCGCGAATTCGAGGGGCAGAAGCAGACGCCGGTGTTCGGCAGCTTCACGATCAGCCGGTCGCTTTAG
- a CDS encoding haloalkane dehalogenase: MIVSPPTSTISAQDPHPRRELALLGTRMRYVDSGRGDPIVFLHGNPTSSYLWRNVIPHVDDLGRCLAPDLVGMGGSGESADGGYRFADHARHLDAWFDALALERVVLVLHDWGSALGFDWARRHPERVQAIAYMEALVQPRRWEDFPDGRDRLFRALCGEDGERLVHENNFFVEQVLPRSILRTLDEAEMDAYRAPFREPAARAPTLVWARELPIDGSPADVAERVEAYAQWLAWSPLPKLFVNAEPGALLTGRARHFCRSWANQREITVPGIHYVQEDAPDEIGRALRDFVVEVRAARGGKIRDSKARSIEASGIDTRETALPHTGVPS, translated from the coding sequence ATGATCGTCTCGCCCCCTACGTCCACTATCTCCGCCCAGGACCCGCATCCGCGCCGCGAGCTCGCGCTGCTGGGCACCCGCATGCGCTATGTCGATAGCGGCCGCGGCGATCCGATCGTGTTCCTGCACGGCAATCCGACCTCGTCCTATTTGTGGCGCAACGTGATTCCGCATGTCGACGATCTGGGCCGTTGCCTGGCGCCGGATCTGGTCGGCATGGGCGGCAGCGGCGAGAGCGCGGACGGCGGCTACCGTTTCGCCGACCATGCGCGCCACCTCGACGCCTGGTTCGACGCGCTGGCGCTGGAGCGCGTGGTGTTGGTGCTGCACGACTGGGGCTCGGCGCTGGGCTTCGACTGGGCGCGCCGCCATCCCGAACGCGTGCAGGCGATCGCCTACATGGAGGCCCTGGTGCAACCGCGGCGCTGGGAGGATTTCCCCGACGGCCGCGACCGACTGTTCCGTGCCCTGTGCGGCGAGGACGGCGAGCGCCTGGTCCACGAAAACAATTTCTTCGTCGAACAGGTACTGCCGCGCAGCATCCTGCGGACCCTGGATGAGGCCGAGATGGACGCCTATCGCGCGCCGTTCCGCGAACCGGCCGCGCGCGCGCCGACCTTGGTCTGGGCGCGCGAACTGCCGATCGACGGCAGCCCGGCCGACGTCGCCGAGCGTGTCGAGGCGTACGCGCAATGGCTGGCCTGGAGCCCGCTGCCCAAGCTGTTCGTCAACGCCGAGCCCGGCGCGCTGCTGACCGGCCGCGCGCGCCACTTCTGCCGCAGTTGGGCCAACCAGCGTGAAATCACGGTGCCCGGCATCCACTATGTGCAGGAAGATGCGCCCGACGAGATCGGCCGCGCGCTGCGCGATTTCGTCGTCGAGGTGCGCGCAGCCCGCGGTGGCAAGATCCGAGACAGCAAAGCGCGCAGCATCGAAGCAAGCGGCATCGACACCCGCGAGACCGCCTTACCCCATACCGGAGTTCCCTCATGA